A region of the Pseudomonas sp. J452 genome:
AGCGCATGCCGGTAAAGCTCATGCCGGTTTTTTCATCGAAGTACAGATGGCGCAACTCTGCCGAGGCGGTCATCGCGCCGAACGGCAATTGTATGCGCAGGCCTTCATACACCTGGCCCGGTTGCAGGCGCGAGGTGATGTCACCCTGGAAGCGCAGTTTGCAGCCGGTGGCGGAGATATCCAGTACCTGCCCCTTGAGGGCTGGGGTCAGCTTGCTGCCGGATAACTCTACGCTGAGCAGCTGGCCAGCGCTGAGGTGGGCGCGGAATGCATTGCGCCGCTGGTGGTAGATGATCCGCTCTGGCATGTAGCTCCAGTAGCAACGGGCACCTTCCAGGTCGCCAATCTTGACCGGGTCTTCGCACTCCCAGGCAATCCGCACGCCATCGTGCAGGCCTTCGACGTGAAAGGTCTCGCCGGCAGCGAAAAACCGTTCGCCATCATTCGGTACCAGTTCGTCGAAAGCCACTACGCCACGCTCGCGATTCACCTCGATCAGGTAGCTCTGAAAGCGTTGGTTGCGATCCTTGAACGTGATGATCAGCGGGTCGTGGCTCTGTTGCAGCAGGCGCAGGTTGGCGAAGACTTCCAGGGGTGCGGTGAGCACCTTGGGAGGTTGTGGGCCATCTTCCTCGTTG
Encoded here:
- a CDS encoding flagellar brake protein; its protein translation is MSNAFNEEDGPQPPKVLTAPLEVFANLRLLQQSHDPLIITFKDRNQRFQSYLIEVNRERGVVAFDELVPNDGERFFAAGETFHVEGLHDGVRIAWECEDPVKIGDLEGARCYWSYMPERIIYHQRRNAFRAHLSAGQLLSVELSGSKLTPALKGQVLDISATGCKLRFQGDITSRLQPGQVYEGLRIQLPFGAMTASAELRHLYFDEKTGMSFTGMRFYRMSGLEQRQVERFVYQLQREARRSDD